One Cohnella candidum genomic region harbors:
- a CDS encoding DMT family transporter produces MAWVSLFLAGMFEVVGVLGMNRINRDKNVKAFILFGVGITLSFIFLSLALRSLPMGTAYAIWTGIGTAGGALVGMLFFGESRDWRRLLFIAMVLASAMGLKLIS; encoded by the coding sequence ATGGCTTGGGTATCTTTGTTTTTAGCGGGCATGTTCGAGGTCGTAGGCGTACTTGGCATGAACCGGATCAACCGGGATAAAAACGTGAAAGCCTTTATTCTCTTTGGCGTCGGCATTACGCTGAGCTTTATTTTTTTGAGCTTGGCCCTCAGAAGTCTGCCCATGGGCACGGCTTATGCCATATGGACGGGGATCGGAACCGCCGGAGGCGCGTTGGTCGGGATGCTTTTCTTCGGTGAATCGCGCGATTGGCGCCGCCTGCTGTTCATCGCCATGGTCCTGGCTTCCGCGATGGGATTAAAGCTGATCTCTTAA
- a CDS encoding DMT family transporter, whose protein sequence is MNRSWIFIFVGAFFEVIWVIGFKHAESPVSWAATIVSLAISFYLIIAASTRLPVGTVYAVFTGLGTAGTVLAEMVLYDEPVRLAKLLLIALLLAGIMGLKLIGGSSASTEVQS, encoded by the coding sequence ATGAACCGCAGTTGGATCTTTATTTTCGTCGGCGCGTTTTTCGAAGTCATTTGGGTCATCGGTTTTAAACATGCGGAGAGTCCGGTATCATGGGCAGCTACGATTGTCTCGCTTGCCATTTCGTTCTATTTGATTATCGCCGCATCGACGAGACTGCCTGTCGGCACGGTTTATGCCGTATTTACCGGACTTGGAACGGCAGGCACGGTGCTTGCGGAAATGGTTTTGTACGATGAACCTGTCAGACTGGCAAAGCTCTTGTTGATCGCGTTGCTTTTGGCCGGCATCATGGGGTTAAAGCTGATCGGCGGCTCTTCCGCTTCAACGGAGGTGCAATCCTGA
- a CDS encoding TetR/AcrR family transcriptional regulator: protein MSSDKIREVALRHFARSGYEGASLADISAEVGIKKQSIYSHFTGKDEMFLAVFRDVADREMLFVQEYLERSKTSSLEKMLYGFLNEYRLRYEREDDTKFFLRMAFFPPGHLRREIVDYSNHHLDTTAMLLEPFFASAANNGEMHPDVSVDRATVAFTAVLDGMFVEMLYGDLERSLKRLDASWHVFWRGIRNS from the coding sequence GTGTCATCCGATAAAATCCGCGAAGTCGCACTGAGACACTTTGCGCGAAGCGGCTACGAGGGCGCTTCTCTGGCCGATATTTCCGCTGAGGTCGGCATCAAAAAACAGTCGATCTACAGCCACTTCACGGGAAAAGACGAAATGTTCCTCGCCGTCTTCCGGGACGTGGCGGACCGGGAGATGCTTTTCGTTCAGGAATATCTGGAGCGCAGCAAGACTTCGTCACTCGAAAAAATGCTGTACGGATTTCTAAACGAATATAGGTTGCGCTATGAGCGGGAAGACGATACGAAGTTTTTTCTGAGAATGGCCTTCTTTCCGCCCGGTCATCTGCGACGGGAAATCGTGGATTATTCCAATCACCATCTCGATACGACGGCGATGCTGCTCGAACCGTTTTTTGCATCCGCGGCCAACAACGGAGAAATGCATCCCGACGTTTCCGTCGATCGGGCAACCGTCGCTTTTACCGCGGTACTGGACGGCATGTTCGTGGAAATGCTGTACGGGGATTTGGAACGCTCCCTTAAGAGGTTAGACGCGTCTTGGCACGTTTTTTGGCGAGGGATCCGGAACAGCTAG
- a CDS encoding copper resistance CopC family protein, with protein sequence MKNRTLMVMLAGIFLLILHPSVILAHSSLVSTVPNEKSTSEVTEITMNFNETLDTSAKIAVTNAAGEEQALKDTKIKGKVVTAVLEKPLSNGSYKVDWRIISADRHPGKGSFAFVVEVPATATTAAPTASATNPPASPSESSPVESPVSSASPSAADPSSEAPTADTASDAYGGMVFSTWALIGAAVILVAAVTIAFRKRK encoded by the coding sequence ATGAAAAACCGTACTTTGATGGTGATGCTCGCGGGCATCTTCCTGTTGATCCTGCATCCGAGCGTCATCCTGGCACACTCATCGCTCGTATCCACCGTGCCGAATGAAAAGAGCACGTCCGAAGTGACGGAAATCACGATGAATTTCAACGAAACTCTCGATACCTCGGCGAAGATCGCAGTAACAAATGCAGCCGGAGAAGAGCAGGCTTTGAAGGATACGAAGATAAAAGGCAAGGTTGTAACGGCCGTACTGGAAAAACCTCTATCGAACGGATCCTACAAGGTGGATTGGCGAATCATCAGCGCGGACCGTCACCCGGGGAAAGGGAGTTTTGCTTTCGTGGTCGAGGTGCCTGCGACCGCAACCACGGCCGCTCCGACGGCTTCGGCAACTAACCCGCCGGCATCTCCGTCTGAGAGCTCACCGGTCGAATCGCCGGTTTCGTCCGCATCCCCTTCAGCCGCTGATCCGTCCAGCGAAGCCCCGACCGCAGACACTGCTTCCGATGCTTACGGTGGAATGGTCTTTTCGACCTGGGCACTAATTGGAGCCGCGGTGATCTTGGTGGCTGCCGTAACGATCGCCTTTCGGAAAAGGAAATAA
- a CDS encoding glutaminase family protein codes for MTNTLRPPAVPLVTVDPYFSVWSMADRLTDDFTRHWTGQRQALTGLIQIDGQTRRFAGRVEPNIERYYTEPPAMKQTELTVTPLSSVYSFEGEGVRLAVRFTTPLLPDDLDLLSRPASYISLEVCSIDGKPHRVSLYLDVTGEWCVDRSDQKVAWETGHSETYRWQRMGHAEQAVLNRSGDDLRIDWGYVYLATQHVDAPEVCVHSADIRKTFVRTGSIACEEPITMPRAAADGFPVMAASYNCGIVGEEPVRRLAVLAYDDLYAVEYFGERLQAYWKRRGQTAEQMIAAAFEDHDAIMERCEEFDRQVLNDGEASGGPKYAQMLALSYRQAIAAHKLVVDPEGELLFLSKECYSNGCMATVDVSYPSAPLFLLFNPSLVAAMLRPIFRYANSEAWPFEFAPHDIGQYPLGNGQVYGENRREAQMPVEECGNMLIMTAAVCLAEGNVDFARPHIAQLTQWADYLAEHGLDPDNQLCTDDFAGHLARNANLSVKAIMGIAAFSRLLDLAGDGPRAANYMEKARQMAEAWKQLADDGDHTKLAFGLDGSWSLKYNLIWDLLFGTDLFGEETVRRETESYLKRRNAYGTPLDNRASYTKGDWLVWSAALSEERGDFEALIEPLWRMLNETADRVPFSDWTDTVTARQLNFQHRSVVGGIFMKLLKDKHL; via the coding sequence ATGACGAACACTCTGCGTCCACCTGCCGTTCCTCTGGTGACGGTAGATCCTTATTTCAGCGTCTGGTCGATGGCGGATCGGCTAACGGATGACTTCACCCGCCACTGGACCGGCCAACGCCAAGCTTTGACGGGCTTGATCCAAATCGACGGGCAAACCCGGCGGTTTGCGGGCCGTGTCGAACCGAACATCGAGCGCTACTACACCGAACCTCCGGCGATGAAGCAGACGGAACTGACCGTTACGCCGCTATCGTCCGTGTATTCGTTCGAAGGAGAAGGCGTTCGGCTGGCAGTCCGTTTCACGACACCGCTCTTGCCGGACGATCTCGATTTACTGTCCCGTCCCGCCTCTTATATTTCTCTTGAAGTGTGTTCGATAGACGGTAAGCCGCATCGCGTCAGCCTCTACTTGGATGTGACGGGCGAGTGGTGTGTCGATCGATCGGATCAGAAGGTTGCGTGGGAGACGGGACACAGCGAGACATACCGATGGCAGCGAATGGGCCATGCGGAGCAAGCCGTCCTGAACCGGTCCGGGGACGATTTGCGGATCGATTGGGGTTACGTTTACCTGGCGACGCAACATGTGGACGCTCCGGAAGTCTGCGTGCATTCTGCCGACATTCGCAAGACGTTCGTTCGCACGGGCTCCATTGCATGCGAGGAGCCGATCACGATGCCGCGAGCCGCAGCGGACGGCTTTCCCGTCATGGCGGCTTCCTATAATTGCGGCATCGTCGGGGAAGAGCCGGTACGACGGCTGGCGGTGCTCGCTTATGATGACTTGTATGCGGTGGAATATTTCGGCGAGCGGCTTCAGGCGTACTGGAAAAGACGAGGCCAAACGGCCGAGCAGATGATCGCTGCTGCCTTCGAGGATCACGATGCGATCATGGAGCGGTGCGAGGAATTCGATCGGCAGGTACTCAATGACGGTGAGGCTTCAGGCGGTCCCAAATATGCGCAGATGCTGGCGCTCTCTTATCGACAGGCTATTGCGGCGCATAAACTCGTCGTCGACCCGGAAGGCGAACTGCTTTTTCTGTCCAAGGAATGCTACAGCAACGGCTGCATGGCGACGGTTGATGTCAGCTATCCTTCAGCTCCTTTGTTCCTGCTGTTTAATCCGTCATTGGTTGCGGCTATGCTGCGGCCGATCTTTCGGTATGCGAATAGCGAAGCGTGGCCGTTCGAATTCGCACCGCATGATATCGGTCAATACCCGTTGGGCAACGGACAAGTGTACGGTGAGAATCGTCGGGAAGCGCAGATGCCGGTCGAAGAATGCGGCAACATGCTGATCATGACGGCTGCGGTTTGCCTGGCGGAAGGAAACGTAGATTTCGCGCGGCCGCATATAGCGCAGCTGACGCAATGGGCGGACTATTTGGCGGAACATGGGTTGGACCCGGACAATCAGCTGTGTACGGACGACTTCGCGGGCCACTTGGCGCGAAACGCGAACTTGTCGGTGAAGGCGATTATGGGGATCGCGGCATTTTCGCGCTTGCTCGATTTGGCGGGAGACGGACCACGCGCCGCCAATTATATGGAGAAGGCGCGGCAGATGGCAGAAGCCTGGAAGCAGCTGGCTGACGATGGGGATCATACGAAGCTGGCGTTTGGGCTGGACGGAAGCTGGAGCTTGAAATACAACCTGATCTGGGATTTGCTGTTTGGCACCGATTTGTTCGGCGAAGAGACGGTGCGGCGGGAAACGGAATCGTATTTGAAGCGTCGGAACGCATACGGAACTCCGCTCGATAACAGGGCCTCCTATACGAAAGGGGACTGGCTGGTCTGGTCCGCGGCACTCTCGGAGGAGCGGGGGGATTTCGAAGCGCTTATCGAGCCGCTTTGGCGCATGCTGAACGAGACGGCGGACCGCGTTCCATTCTCTGACTGGACGGATACGGTCACGGCTCGGCAGCTGAACTTCCAGCACCGCAGCGTCGTCGGCGGCATCTTCATGAAGTTGCTCAAGGACAAACATCTGTGA
- a CDS encoding alpha-mannosidase has protein sequence MPYESDKIKLDRAKSVLSRLRTAIYEPLGDLNVTAWVTREPVPYSERESGERLNALKPGDRWAELWDCAWFRFEGRVPECAAGRKVVLLLDINGEMCVVDRDGHPYQGLTTVNSTFDYSLGLPGKRVVDVSDSAAGGEVVDLWADAGCNDLFGSYHGGLLKEACMAICNENYRQLYYDFEVLIELAEQLPEASARKAQVLQSLYEASLILAGLNEDSVDRAAVLLSAELQKRGGDASLSVSAIGHAHIDLAWLWPIRETIRKGARTFATALRNMEKYPDYTFGASQPQLYQWVKDDYPALYAQVKERIREGRWEAQGAMWVEPDTNISGGEALIRQILYGKRFFQQEFGQDMKVLWLPDVFGYSGSLPQLLRKSGIDYMMTQKLSWSVYNTHPHHSFHWEGIDGTRVLTHLPPEDTYNSPAAPRSLAKIESQYLDRNVSGHALMLFGIGDGGGGPGEEHLERLSREKDLSGLPPVVQESSLAFFRKLEKEAGKFQTYRGELYLEKHQGTLTTQARNKRYNRKLEKELRDLEWLASLQWAAGQTEYPSDSLERIWKEVLLYQFHDILPGSSIARVYDESLDRYAALTAEVREMKAQACAQLAGSAGWDGEKAVFNSLPWERREWIQAGGDGSWRKVVVPGMSYCRLADATVDAVVPALTASERQLENELLKVSFNEEGHIVSVFDKPAGREAILPGAAANVFTVYHDDGDAWDFPRDYRDRAAGQMKLAKCSAYVEGPRAVLEQRYTFGESELIQKIILTSSDPVVRFETEADWKQSHSMLRVSFPVSVYSNEVSCDIQFGTIKRPTTRNTMIEFAKDEICAHHYIDLSQPDYGVALLNDCKYGHSVQGHVMDLNLLRSPDYPDPTADRARHQFVYALYPHVGDAIQAEVGRKGYELNVPLTLAEGKMQQGRERCEPVTLIRIDHPHVMLESVKKAEDSDHLILRLYETAGANAQADIAIGLACECIEESDLMEQPLHVLQEGSSWAALSFAPFEIKTLRVKLAGPQ, from the coding sequence ATGCCGTACGAATCGGATAAGATCAAGTTGGATAGAGCGAAGTCGGTGCTGTCCCGATTGCGTACCGCAATCTATGAACCGCTTGGGGATTTGAACGTCACCGCGTGGGTAACGCGGGAACCGGTACCGTATTCGGAACGGGAGAGCGGCGAGCGGCTGAATGCGCTGAAGCCCGGGGACCGGTGGGCGGAGTTATGGGATTGCGCCTGGTTTCGCTTTGAAGGGCGGGTTCCTGAGTGCGCAGCCGGTCGTAAAGTCGTTCTGCTACTCGATATTAATGGTGAAATGTGCGTGGTCGATCGGGATGGTCATCCTTATCAAGGACTTACGACCGTCAATTCGACCTTTGATTATAGTCTGGGATTACCGGGCAAACGGGTTGTGGACGTCAGCGACAGCGCTGCCGGTGGAGAGGTCGTCGACTTGTGGGCCGACGCCGGATGCAACGATTTGTTCGGCAGCTATCATGGCGGCCTGTTGAAAGAAGCTTGCATGGCAATTTGCAACGAAAATTACAGACAGCTGTACTACGATTTCGAAGTGCTGATCGAGCTGGCGGAACAGTTGCCGGAAGCGAGCGCGCGCAAGGCGCAAGTGCTGCAGTCGTTGTATGAAGCTTCTTTGATATTAGCGGGGTTGAATGAGGATTCCGTCGACAGGGCGGCCGTCCTGCTGTCCGCCGAGCTGCAGAAGCGCGGCGGCGACGCTTCACTATCCGTCAGCGCCATCGGCCATGCCCATATCGACCTTGCGTGGCTTTGGCCGATTCGAGAGACAATTCGCAAGGGGGCGCGGACGTTCGCCACCGCGCTGCGGAATATGGAGAAATACCCGGATTACACGTTCGGGGCCAGCCAGCCGCAGTTGTACCAGTGGGTGAAGGATGACTACCCTGCGCTCTATGCACAAGTGAAGGAACGGATTCGGGAAGGGCGCTGGGAAGCGCAGGGCGCCATGTGGGTGGAGCCGGACACGAATATATCCGGCGGGGAGGCGCTGATCAGGCAAATTCTCTACGGCAAACGGTTCTTCCAGCAGGAATTCGGCCAAGACATGAAAGTGCTGTGGCTGCCGGATGTGTTCGGCTATAGCGGCAGTCTTCCGCAGCTGCTCAGAAAGTCCGGCATCGATTACATGATGACGCAGAAGCTGTCCTGGAGCGTCTACAACACCCATCCCCACCACAGCTTCCACTGGGAAGGGATCGACGGGACGCGCGTGCTGACCCATCTTCCGCCGGAGGATACGTACAACAGCCCGGCTGCCCCGCGGTCGCTCGCCAAGATTGAGAGCCAATATCTCGACCGCAACGTGTCCGGACATGCGCTTATGCTGTTCGGAATCGGGGACGGCGGCGGTGGTCCGGGCGAAGAGCATCTCGAGCGGTTGTCTCGGGAGAAGGATTTGTCAGGCCTTCCGCCGGTCGTGCAGGAGAGCTCGCTGGCCTTCTTCCGCAAGTTGGAGAAGGAAGCGGGAAAATTCCAGACGTATCGCGGAGAACTATACCTGGAGAAGCATCAAGGGACGCTGACGACGCAGGCGAGGAACAAGCGGTATAACCGGAAACTCGAGAAAGAGCTTCGCGATCTGGAATGGCTCGCTTCACTGCAATGGGCGGCCGGCCAGACGGAATATCCTTCCGATTCGCTGGAGCGGATTTGGAAGGAAGTGCTGCTTTATCAGTTTCATGACATTTTGCCAGGTTCTTCGATTGCAAGAGTATACGACGAGTCGCTGGATCGCTATGCGGCGCTGACTGCGGAAGTACGAGAGATGAAGGCGCAAGCTTGCGCGCAACTGGCGGGAAGCGCGGGCTGGGACGGTGAGAAGGCGGTCTTCAATTCATTGCCGTGGGAGCGGCGGGAATGGATCCAGGCGGGCGGCGACGGGAGCTGGCGGAAGGTCGTTGTGCCCGGTATGAGCTATTGCAGGCTAGCGGACGCGACCGTAGATGCCGTTGTTCCGGCATTGACGGCAAGCGAGCGGCAGCTCGAGAATGAATTGCTGAAAGTCAGCTTCAATGAGGAAGGGCATATCGTCTCGGTGTTCGACAAGCCGGCGGGACGCGAAGCGATCTTGCCGGGCGCGGCAGCGAATGTGTTCACGGTTTATCATGATGACGGGGATGCGTGGGATTTCCCCCGGGACTACCGGGATCGGGCTGCCGGGCAGATGAAGCTGGCGAAGTGCTCGGCGTATGTGGAAGGCCCTCGGGCAGTCCTCGAGCAACGCTACACGTTCGGAGAATCCGAGCTCATTCAGAAAATTATACTGACTTCCTCCGACCCGGTCGTCAGGTTCGAAACGGAAGCGGACTGGAAGCAGTCTCACAGCATGCTGCGGGTGTCGTTTCCGGTCAGCGTTTACAGCAACGAAGTGAGCTGCGATATCCAGTTCGGCACGATCAAGCGGCCGACGACCCGCAACACGATGATAGAATTCGCCAAGGACGAGATATGCGCCCACCATTATATTGATCTGTCCCAGCCGGACTACGGCGTGGCGCTGCTCAACGACTGCAAATACGGCCATAGCGTGCAGGGACATGTCATGGACCTAAACCTGCTCAGAAGTCCCGATTACCCCGACCCGACGGCGGACAGGGCGCGCCATCAATTCGTATACGCTCTCTATCCGCATGTAGGGGATGCCATTCAGGCCGAGGTCGGGCGCAAAGGTTATGAATTGAACGTTCCGCTCACGCTTGCGGAAGGGAAGATGCAGCAGGGACGTGAACGATGCGAGCCCGTCACGCTCATTCGGATCGATCATCCGCATGTGATGCTGGAATCGGTGAAGAAAGCGGAGGACAGCGACCATCTGATTCTCCGACTCTACGAAACTGCGGGAGCAAACGCCCAAGCGGACATCGCAATCGGACTTGCTTGTGAATGCATTGAAGAATCGGACTTGATGGAACAGCCCCTTCACGTGTTGCAGGAAGGCTCGTCTTGGGCGGCGCTGTCGTTTGCGCCTTTCGAGATCAAGACGCTGCGGGTTAAGCTCGCCGGCCCACAATAG
- a CDS encoding extracellular solute-binding protein produces MLTEGATNVGTGKLGDLLAPKEKELKGKGLDTSYTAGKVFPADTFGFHYQTILYNKMKEKNIDVKMQDWGWGEELIQKQTAGFLAKNIPDIIVGETQMNGFAQQGLLEPFPDDLASEIREKVADAAWKPMEVDGKIYGLAAQPGVSSLYWNKDLVKQAGLDPEKAPTTWAELLDNVKKVTEAGKGKFYGGGVYAGANFGGYLRYGALMMINGGAFADGGKPAFNSDANVETVALLRELNAVNAPGLMVNTSEGAYFDAWYKKQFAYIIDGPWQSQQSKDKGIDVGMAPIPLSPNGKPGDITIGAAFHSVPKDSKNKEAAFQYIRAMISPEIQQLIADSNVRSPILKEIAESDTYKKDHPALYTHYLAMSGNVQGLPTFAKDNSKAWQIWGDAVVKALMTKGDIKAILDDAQKRAEAVTQ; encoded by the coding sequence GTGTTGACAGAAGGAGCCACGAACGTCGGAACCGGCAAGCTGGGCGACCTGCTCGCTCCTAAGGAGAAGGAATTGAAAGGCAAGGGACTGGACACGTCCTATACGGCAGGCAAGGTGTTCCCGGCCGACACGTTCGGTTTTCATTATCAGACGATCCTGTACAACAAAATGAAAGAGAAGAACATCGATGTCAAGATGCAGGATTGGGGCTGGGGCGAAGAGCTGATCCAGAAGCAAACAGCTGGCTTCCTGGCTAAAAATATTCCCGATATCATTGTCGGTGAGACGCAGATGAACGGTTTTGCCCAGCAGGGGTTGCTGGAGCCGTTCCCGGACGATCTTGCGTCCGAAATTCGCGAGAAAGTGGCGGATGCCGCTTGGAAGCCGATGGAAGTTGACGGCAAAATCTACGGACTGGCCGCCCAACCTGGCGTCAGCAGCTTGTACTGGAACAAAGATCTAGTGAAGCAGGCCGGTCTTGATCCGGAGAAAGCGCCAACCACCTGGGCGGAGTTGCTTGATAATGTGAAGAAAGTGACGGAAGCCGGCAAAGGCAAGTTTTACGGCGGCGGCGTCTATGCTGGAGCCAACTTCGGCGGTTACTTGCGTTATGGCGCGCTGATGATGATCAACGGCGGTGCGTTCGCCGACGGAGGCAAGCCGGCCTTCAATAGCGACGCCAATGTTGAAACGGTCGCCCTGCTGCGCGAACTGAATGCCGTGAACGCGCCGGGTTTGATGGTGAATACGAGTGAGGGCGCGTACTTCGATGCCTGGTACAAGAAACAATTCGCCTATATCATCGACGGTCCCTGGCAGTCCCAGCAATCCAAGGACAAAGGAATTGACGTCGGCATGGCGCCGATTCCGCTCTCCCCGAACGGCAAACCGGGCGATATAACGATCGGTGCGGCTTTCCACTCCGTTCCGAAGGACTCGAAGAACAAGGAAGCGGCTTTCCAATATATCCGTGCGATGATCAGTCCGGAAATTCAGCAGCTCATTGCGGATTCCAACGTTCGTTCCCCGATATTGAAAGAGATTGCGGAATCTGATACGTACAAGAAGGATCATCCGGCGCTGTACACGCATTACCTCGCGATGAGCGGCAACGTACAAGGCTTGCCGACGTTCGCCAAGGACAACTCGAAAGCATGGCAAATTTGGGGCGATGCCGTAGTGAAGGCGCTGATGACCAAGGGCGATATTAAGGCCATTCTCGATGACGCCCAGAAGAGAGCGGAAGCCGTCACGCAATAA
- a CDS encoding carbohydrate ABC transporter permease, whose protein sequence is MASVSVQTKSVRKLKVGHIAAHLVLGGFGLVLFYPLIFMILSGFFTSDEFQTTVLGILPIPKEPTLWNYRILFYGSTDTSVRVYILNSLFRTLYSTFFAVLTSFLAGYAFARLKFKGKDGLFLSLLATQMIPGTIALIPTYLQYARWPYAGGNDIFTGGTGLLDTWWVYLLGGPAINIMGMFLVKQSLEKVPYELDEAAKMDGAGTLRVIFQVLLPLQLPIMAFIAITTALGTWNDFITPFFYTNSDHLQTLPSAITRLTSAAKGGYSSPNYPIIITLGLGTTLPALLIFFFFQKYIVQGLANTGIKG, encoded by the coding sequence ATGGCTTCCGTATCCGTACAAACCAAGTCGGTCCGTAAGCTAAAGGTGGGCCATATCGCCGCGCATCTTGTCCTGGGGGGATTTGGACTCGTTCTTTTCTATCCGCTGATCTTTATGATCTTATCAGGATTTTTTACAAGCGATGAATTTCAGACCACCGTTCTTGGCATCCTGCCAATCCCGAAAGAGCCGACGCTATGGAATTATCGGATTTTATTCTACGGATCCACGGACACTTCCGTCAGGGTTTACATTTTGAATTCTTTATTCCGTACGTTGTACAGCACCTTCTTCGCCGTGCTGACCTCTTTCTTAGCCGGCTATGCCTTCGCCCGTTTGAAATTCAAAGGGAAAGACGGGCTGTTCCTTTCGCTGCTTGCGACGCAGATGATCCCCGGGACGATCGCGCTTATTCCGACTTATCTGCAGTATGCCCGGTGGCCGTACGCGGGGGGCAACGATATTTTCACCGGCGGGACGGGGCTGCTGGATACCTGGTGGGTGTACCTGCTGGGCGGTCCGGCGATCAATATCATGGGCATGTTTCTCGTCAAGCAGTCACTGGAGAAAGTGCCTTATGAATTGGACGAAGCGGCGAAGATGGACGGCGCCGGAACGCTGCGGGTCATCTTTCAAGTTCTATTGCCGCTCCAACTGCCGATTATGGCATTCATAGCGATCACGACTGCTCTCGGTACGTGGAACGATTTCATAACGCCGTTCTTCTACACGAACAGCGATCACTTGCAAACGCTTCCTTCCGCTATAACGAGACTCACTTCCGCGGCGAAAGGCGGGTACAGCTCGCCAAACTATCCGATAATCATTACGCTTGGACTGGGCACTACCCTGCCCGCCCTGCTGATTTTCTTCTTCTTCCAGAAGTATATCGTACAAGGGTTGGCCAACACCGGCATCAAAGGGTAA
- a CDS encoding carbohydrate ABC transporter permease — MERAVSARVKQTKLKRFLVRHRDALIATAILGPMIFWWMIVSGFPTLFGFVLGFFDWVGIQAHPKFIWFDNYVRFFHDPLYYNALLRSIWMGALVSGVTLLAGFGAALLMNMPLFGKGIYRSVWYIPAVTSTVATTQIFNIFLDPTNGVINNILKSMGHQPIIWQFSVPWSVFWIVVYSVWKGVGGAALIWLAGLQSVDVTLYEAAEIDGANRRQKLRYVTIPGLKPIATYIVITSLIGAIQIYEQVMFITGGGPYSQTEVLVFRIYRDAFWDFNLGMAGTSSLIMAVIVFVATAAYYRRTTKSDRSDTIPIKMKGRK; from the coding sequence ATGGAAAGAGCCGTTTCTGCAAGGGTGAAACAAACGAAATTAAAGCGTTTTCTTGTCAGGCATCGGGATGCCCTTATCGCCACAGCTATTTTAGGCCCCATGATTTTCTGGTGGATGATCGTATCCGGATTTCCGACGCTGTTCGGGTTTGTGCTTGGCTTCTTCGATTGGGTCGGCATACAAGCGCATCCCAAGTTCATATGGTTCGATAATTATGTCCGCTTCTTCCATGATCCGCTGTATTACAACGCCTTGTTGAGATCCATCTGGATGGGAGCTCTTGTATCCGGCGTTACGCTGCTCGCCGGTTTCGGCGCCGCGCTTCTGATGAACATGCCGCTGTTCGGCAAAGGGATTTACCGCTCCGTATGGTATATACCCGCTGTAACCTCGACGGTTGCGACTACGCAGATTTTCAATATTTTTCTAGATCCCACTAACGGGGTTATCAACAATATTCTGAAATCGATGGGTCATCAACCGATCATATGGCAGTTTTCGGTGCCGTGGAGCGTGTTCTGGATTGTCGTGTATTCGGTTTGGAAAGGGGTCGGCGGCGCGGCGCTGATCTGGCTGGCCGGCTTGCAGTCCGTGGATGTCACGCTTTACGAGGCGGCTGAAATCGACGGAGCGAACCGCCGTCAGAAGCTGAGATACGTCACGATTCCCGGCCTGAAGCCGATTGCCACGTACATTGTCATTACCAGCTTAATCGGGGCGATTCAGATTTATGAGCAGGTCATGTTTATTACGGGCGGCGGCCCCTACAGTCAGACGGAAGTGCTCGTCTTCCGGATCTACCGCGACGCCTTCTGGGATTTCAATCTCGGCATGGCGGGTACGTCTTCGCTGATTATGGCGGTGATCGTATTCGTCGCCACCGCGGCCTATTACCGCCGTACGACCAAGTCGGATCGCAGCGACACCATTCCGATCAAGATGAAGGGGAGGAAGTAA